In the Malassezia vespertilionis chromosome 1, complete sequence genome, one interval contains:
- a CDS encoding uncharacterized protein (EggNog:ENOG503P8ZM; COG:S) → MRATTLRHLRLALNAFLEDAALILRAMDTFERPDAEHAHAQGPLEHGSVGIAGGMPHETQKQQVPTAKSGHPAYPAVELLCEKYPVQRAALFQTFVDLQYAAAWCDLRAVDIPRDIQGDVYTFGGKGWAMLIGFAPDSTVPQSVLPMAIEQAFTTSMIADLFASLPEDVVQTHILLAMMSGDATVVYYKLSRGMTKPVN, encoded by the exons atgcgcgcaacgacactgcggcatttgcgccttgcgcttaACGCGTTCCTCGAAGACGCGGCATTGATTCTCCGGGCGATGGACACGTTTGAAAGGCCAGAtgcggagcatgcgcatgcgcaaggGCCGCTTGAGCACGGATCTGTAGGAATAGCTGG TGGGATGCCGCACGAAACGCAAAAGCAGCAGGTTCCGACTGCAAAAAGTGGACATCCCGCATATCCAGCGGTAGAGCTGCTGTGTGAAAAGTAtcctgtgcagcgcgctgcgctctttCAGACGTTTGTGGATCTGCAGTATGCAGCGGCATGGTGCGACCTCCGCGCAGTCGACATTCCACGCGATATTCAAGGCGACGTATACACGTTTGGCGGAAAAGGATGGGCAATGCTGATTGGATTTGCACCGGATTCGACAGTCCCACAGTCCGTGCTACCCATGGCGATTGAGCAGGCGTTCACCACGTCGATGATCGCAGACCTATTTGCTAGTCTGCCGGAGGATGTGGTGCAAACGCATATTCTACTTGCGATGATGTCTGGAGATGCTACCGTTGTATACTATAAGCTTTCGCGCGGTATGACCAAGCCAGTTAACTGA
- the VAS2 gene encoding AP-1 adaptor complex sigma subunit Aps1 (COG:U; EggNog:ENOG503NUB0) encodes MCNFIEYKDSKIVYRRYASLFFVIGIRPDDNELIALELIHRYVEVLDRYFGNVCELDLIFNFQKAYLIFDELIMAGEMQESSKKSVLRVVAQGDSVEEMEQGEDGLARIGSRSG; translated from the exons ATGTGCAATTTTATTGAGTACAAGGATTCAAAGATTGTGTATCGGAGGTATGCTTCTTTGTTTTTTGTGATTGGGATCCGTCCAGACGACAACGAGCTAATTGCGCTCGAGTTGATCCACCGCTACGTCGAAGTCCTCGACCGGTACTTTGGCAACGTGTGCGAGCTGGATCT CATTTTCAACTTCCAAAAAGCGTATCTT ATTTTCGACGAACTCATCATGGCCGGCGAGATGCAAGAGTCCAGCAAGAAGTCTGTGTTACGTGTGGTCGCGCAAGGAGATTCGGTCGAAGAAATGGAGCAGGGCGAAGAT GGACTCGCTCGGATTGGAAGTCGTTCGGGCTAG